The genomic segment GCTGAACATTCGATGATGAGTGAATCTGATCAAGAATTATTATTACAAGGACTTTGGCAGGGGACTCAGCATAGACAGGCGAGAGGCAGGGGGCAGCAACAACCTTTATCGCTTGTACATGTAGAATATAAAGATCCGTTTTACCGAATCGGCTACTTAGAAGATTTAGTATTCTTGGAACCGGATGCAGAGGAATGGAAAGCTACGGGGAAACAGCCTACATCGGTTAACGAAATTAAGATTAATTTTGAAAGACTACTATCGGTTTTATCCAATCAACGCGATAAAATAGCTCGTTGTCGGATATGGTGCCATCCATCTTTAGTTATTCGGGGAGATATTAGTCAATATCAGCAGCCCTTATGGTAAGGGGGAACATGCAGTGAAAGGTGTAGTTTTTGACTTAGTAGGGACGCTAGCTCATTTTCGTAAACCAGATACTACAGCGACACAAATGACATATCCGTTTATTACTCCGACTGCTGTTAAAGGGATGGTAGGCGCTATATTAGGTAAAGAGGATTTTGTTACTCATGATATTGTTGGTATCAGATTAATGAATCCAGTTCAGATTGTTTCTCAACAAATGTCCATGTTGGGTAAGGATACTGGTAGTTCTTTTAATCGTCCGACTACTATTGAATTGTTGATTAATCCTCATTATCGTATCTATTATGCGGGAGAAGAAAATGTTGATGAACTAAGCACTTATTTGCAGAAAGAATATTCGGTTTATCCCACCTTTTTAGGTGTTGCTTATGCAGTGACAAAACCTAAATTAATTAGCGTTTGGAACCAGGTGGCTCTGGCGGTCAATGAAGCTTACGGATATATTGAAACAAAGGCTGTTGTGCCGAGTGCTCTTGTTGGAGAATTGAAAGTTACACGCGGTCAGCATTATTGCCGGGCTGGTGGCTTTATGTATTGTTATAAAGGGGCTCGTACGTTTGAAAAATCAATTGATTTTATTTACGAATGGGCAGGTAATATGATTGCGTTTAAACCTGCCAAAAAAAAATTATCTTTGAATTTGCAAATTGCTAAATTTGGAGAGGATGTTGTGTGTCTATATTGATTCCATTTAATCAATGTATAGCAAGGCCTTCAGATGAACAATTTGAATATTTTCTATCAGATCATTTGCTCCATGTGAAAAGAAATATTGAAATCCGTTTAGTTGGGTTGGATTCAACTATTGTAAATTTAGCAGGTGTGGCGGGAATTTGTCATGATTTATTAAAAAGTAATCTTGAATGGCAGTTATACATCCAAGGGAAAAAGAAAAAAGGTCCTCCTCATGCACCAGGAGGGGCTTTGCTTTTTTCGTATTTTGCCTATCATTTATTACAATTTTATGAAAAATGGGATGACTATAGCCTTTATTGGCTTTGGTTTATTCGCGATTTAGCCGATCATCATGGCAATTTGAAAAGTTTAGCAGATACTAATTGGATGATGTATCCCGAGTGGAATAAGCTGGATTGGGTGGGAATGGGACAGTTTATTAAGTCTTGTTTTTCAACAATAAAAGATTTAGAAATTTCTCCACAAGCCTTAAAACAATGGATTGGAGATTTACGGGAAATCTACGAAGACGAAAAAGAAAAACTTGATTTAAGCTATCAGCAAATTTCATCAAATATTTTAATGGATAAGCTTCAACTATGGCGAGAATGTAGCACTGCATTGATTGCTAGTGATCGATTAGACGTAGTTTCTGTGTCTGATTCTCATTTTAAAAAAGAAGATCATATAACGAATGAACAGAATTTACAAAGTTTTTGTGAAAATAATAAGCAACACCCATTATCGTATATTCGTATGAAAGCACAACAGGATATTGTTAATCAAATAAATTTTTATCCGGACAACATGGTTTATACACTTGAAATGCCAACAGGGTATGGGAAAACGATTACCGCTTTAAAACTAGCTTCAATATTAGGGAGAGAGCAAGGATATGAGCGGATTGTTTATGTTGCTCCATATTTATCGATTCTAGAACAAACGGCTCAAGTAATTGAAGATGCGATGCATGTTTTAGCTGTAGAGCAGCATTCGCTTGCAACTTTAGAGGGAAGAGCGTCAGATAAATCGGAATCTGAAGAATATCTATTGGAAACTCAGATGGCAATTGAGACTTGGGCATATCCTGTAATTTGTACTAGCTTTCAACAGTGGACCAAAGTTATCTTCCCTGAACGTGCACAGGATTTATTACGTCGGTCGTTTTTAAAAAATGGAATTATTATTATCGATGAACCACAAATTTATGCTCCAGAAAGTTGGAATGTATTCTTGTGTGGGTTAGAAGCGCTAGCGAGAAGAAATAATTTGAGGGTGTTTTTTCTTTCTGCAACAATGCCACCATTTAAATATGGGCTTTCTAAATCTAATGAACCGATACACTTAAGCATAAAAGAGGACACTCCAACTAACAGGTACCAAATTACACGTTGCCCCAGTATGGATGAAACAAGCTTAGCTGAACTTATACTAAAATATAAAAATTTTCAGCAATGTGCTATTTTAAACACAATTGCCGATGCTTATTTAGTGTATAAAAACGTTAATACATTTGATAAGAATGCTAATACCCACTTACTTCATGGCATGATGACGCCGATTCATAAAAAAATGGAAATTAATAAAATTCAGCATTATTTAAATCAAGCAGAACATCATCCAATATGTGTAATTTCTACTCAAATCATGGAGGCAGGTGTTGATCTTAGCTTTCAATATTTAATGCGTGCATTGCCAATTTTACCTTCTGTTATTCAAGCTGCTGGGCGTGTTAATCGTCATAATGAAAATGATATTGGGACTTTCTTTCTTATTCCGTTTTTTAGAAACGGGGAAAAAAATACCCGCAATTCAATTTATGATAAAAAATTACAATATATTACGGATCAATTACTTGAAAAAAAGACAATGTGGTTAGAGTCTGAGATGATGAGTTTAATTAAAATTTATTATCAAGAAATGTTTCGTAATAACACCTATGAGGCAGGAAAACAGGCTATTACCAATGCTTATGAAGGAGATTGGCCTGAGTTAGCGAATATTCAGCCATTTGGACAGGATTATTTTCGACTTCCCATTTTTATACCTTGGACTCCCAATGAGGCAGAGAAGCAGTGGCTACCTAAAACTTTCGTCAGATTACAGAAGAAAATAGGAATAAATACTCCTGAAGAGCTTTATGAAAGATATTCGGATAGAAAATATATGAATAATTTGTCTTTTCAGGCTCGTAAGGAATTTATGATTCTTTTTCATTATTACGTGATTAATGTTCCGGGAGCGTTGGCAATTAAACTTGTGAATAAAGAAGATTATCTAATTCATAAAGTTCCATGCATTCTAGGAAATGATGTGTATCATCCTGTAATGGGATTAGCGCAACGATATGTTGATGGATTTGACAATATTATATGATTATAATTACGTGATAAAAAATTTAATACGAAGGTGCATACATATGACATTTCCTCAACACATCACTGAATATCTTAATCGCCATGATCAGATAAGCGCGCCTGGCTGTTTGGGTCAGTGGCGCAGGGAAAGGCGCGGTAGGACAGTGATATTGATATTGCCATTTTGTTTGTGCCCGGATTAGCCGCAGAGGAACGATTTGATTTAAAGCTGACTATCGCTGTTGAATTGGCCGGGATAGCCGGGCGGGATGTGGATATTGTTGATATGGAGGCAGTTTCTTTTAGAGGAAAGATTTAAGCGATTTTATGATGGCCATTGACCAGTTGTTATAATGCCTGTACGGGGGAGAGTGATGGTATGGGTGAACAGGAAGTCACCGTTGGCGGTACTCTTATTTGGTATTATTACATATGTCCGCGGGAAGTGTGGCTGATCAGTCATCAGATTCAGGCGGACCAGGATAACGACAATATGATGCTGGGCCGGTTTATCGATGAACTGAGCTATTTGCGGGAGAAAAAACAATT from the Veillonellales bacterium genome contains:
- the cas5 gene encoding CRISPR-associated protein Cas5 codes for the protein MKGVVFDLVGTLAHFRKPDTTATQMTYPFITPTAVKGMVGAILGKEDFVTHDIVGIRLMNPVQIVSQQMSMLGKDTGSSFNRPTTIELLINPHYRIYYAGEENVDELSTYLQKEYSVYPTFLGVAYAVTKPKLISVWNQVALAVNEAYGYIETKAVVPSALVGELKVTRGQHYCRAGGFMYCYKGARTFEKSIDFIYEWAGNMIAFKPAKKKLSLNLQIAKFGEDVVCLY
- the cas3 gene encoding CRISPR-associated helicase Cas3'; amino-acid sequence: MSILIPFNQCIARPSDEQFEYFLSDHLLHVKRNIEIRLVGLDSTIVNLAGVAGICHDLLKSNLEWQLYIQGKKKKGPPHAPGGALLFSYFAYHLLQFYEKWDDYSLYWLWFIRDLADHHGNLKSLADTNWMMYPEWNKLDWVGMGQFIKSCFSTIKDLEISPQALKQWIGDLREIYEDEKEKLDLSYQQISSNILMDKLQLWRECSTALIASDRLDVVSVSDSHFKKEDHITNEQNLQSFCENNKQHPLSYIRMKAQQDIVNQINFYPDNMVYTLEMPTGYGKTITALKLASILGREQGYERIVYVAPYLSILEQTAQVIEDAMHVLAVEQHSLATLEGRASDKSESEEYLLETQMAIETWAYPVICTSFQQWTKVIFPERAQDLLRRSFLKNGIIIIDEPQIYAPESWNVFLCGLEALARRNNLRVFFLSATMPPFKYGLSKSNEPIHLSIKEDTPTNRYQITRCPSMDETSLAELILKYKNFQQCAILNTIADAYLVYKNVNTFDKNANTHLLHGMMTPIHKKMEINKIQHYLNQAEHHPICVISTQIMEAGVDLSFQYLMRALPILPSVIQAAGRVNRHNENDIGTFFLIPFFRNGEKNTRNSIYDKKLQYITDQLLEKKTMWLESEMMSLIKIYYQEMFRNNTYEAGKQAITNAYEGDWPELANIQPFGQDYFRLPIFIPWTPNEAEKQWLPKTFVRLQKKIGINTPEELYERYSDRKYMNNLSFQARKEFMILFHYYVINVPGALAIKLVNKEDYLIHKVPCILGNDVYHPVMGLAQRYVDGFDNII